The following are encoded together in the Methylomonas methanica MC09 genome:
- a CDS encoding 2OG-Fe(II) oxygenase: MTNTNDMSTSWRNWIAGNLQRGCTQQALIESMLQADFDAAFAANCIACVANDVSPQPEPSNKAKLPYQYETSLVAAGNNIDLFDRSVKVSLRVSRPDIVVVDEFMSGEECEQLIEQSRRKLTPSAIVDPQTGKFQVIADRSSEGTYFQRGESPLISRLDRRISELMNWPEDHGEGIQILHYGVGAQYKPHFDYFLENESGGALQMTQSGQRVATLVMYLNEVTEGGETVFPDVGISITPKRGSAAYFAYCNSLGQVDPATLHGGAPVLTGEKWIATKWMRQYKYGS, encoded by the coding sequence ATGACAAACACTAACGACATGAGTACGTCTTGGAGAAACTGGATTGCTGGAAATTTGCAGCGAGGATGTACGCAACAAGCGTTGATCGAATCAATGTTGCAAGCCGACTTCGACGCGGCCTTTGCGGCGAATTGCATTGCTTGCGTTGCTAACGATGTTTCGCCGCAACCTGAACCGTCCAATAAAGCTAAGCTACCTTATCAATACGAAACCAGCCTGGTGGCCGCGGGCAACAACATCGACTTGTTCGATCGCAGCGTAAAGGTAAGCTTACGGGTGAGTCGCCCCGATATTGTGGTGGTAGACGAATTTATGAGTGGAGAAGAATGCGAGCAATTGATAGAGCAGTCGCGCCGGAAACTGACCCCATCGGCCATCGTGGATCCGCAGACAGGGAAATTTCAAGTCATAGCCGACCGCAGCAGCGAAGGAACCTATTTCCAACGGGGAGAAAGCCCGCTAATATCCCGACTGGATCGCAGAATTTCGGAATTGATGAACTGGCCGGAGGACCACGGCGAAGGCATCCAGATACTGCATTATGGCGTCGGTGCCCAATACAAGCCTCATTTTGACTACTTCCTCGAGAACGAATCGGGCGGCGCGCTTCAGATGACCCAAAGCGGCCAACGCGTTGCAACATTGGTGATGTACCTCAACGAAGTGACGGAAGGGGGCGAAACCGTATTTCCCGACGTCGGAATCAGCATTACGCCTAAACGGGGCAGCGCCGCCTATTTCGCTTACTGCAACTCCTTGGGCCAAGTCGACCCGGCGACCTTGCACGGCGGCGCTCCCGTATTAACCGGCGAAAAATGGATAGCGACCAAATGGATGCGGCAATATAAATACGGTTCCTGA
- a CDS encoding TlpA family protein disulfide reductase: MQKKFLIIAMMYLLNIVSFDVNASEVGEAAPQFTLPSLNGNQSVSLKQMEGKVIYLDFWASWCAPCRTSFPLLNKLYEKYKSQGFEVVAVNLDEDKTKAEEFLKEIPVEFTVLSDASGEWSDKFVVESMPTSFIIDKKGIIQNIHKGFVSGDIEGLEAKIIKLIGNK; encoded by the coding sequence ATGCAAAAAAAATTTCTTATTATCGCCATGATGTATTTATTGAATATCGTAAGTTTCGATGTAAATGCATCCGAAGTAGGAGAGGCCGCACCGCAATTTACCTTACCCAGTCTTAATGGAAATCAGTCTGTCAGCTTAAAACAAATGGAAGGAAAAGTGATTTATTTGGACTTTTGGGCTTCTTGGTGCGCGCCGTGCCGGACCTCGTTTCCATTGCTAAACAAACTGTATGAAAAATATAAAAGCCAAGGGTTTGAAGTTGTAGCCGTTAATCTGGATGAAGACAAAACAAAGGCCGAAGAGTTTCTAAAAGAAATTCCTGTTGAATTTACGGTTTTAAGCGATGCCTCGGGCGAATGGTCCGATAAATTCGTGGTGGAGTCCATGCCGACTTCGTTCATTATCGATAAAAAAGGAATTATTCAAAACATACATAAAGGGTTTGTTAGTGGCGATATTGAAGGATTGGAAGCAAAAATAATTAAATTAATTGGAAACAAATAA
- a CDS encoding DUF4266 domain-containing protein: MKISNIFLLFMIMTLNIACTDVLPRQRGNLALSQMAYVIDAQEFALRQHIANSKENAVGGYGGGGGGCGCN; this comes from the coding sequence ATGAAGATATCTAATATATTTTTACTGTTTATGATTATGACTTTAAATATAGCCTGCACGGATGTATTGCCTCGCCAGCGCGGTAATCTCGCGCTATCTCAAATGGCGTATGTTATCGATGCTCAGGAGTTTGCGTTACGCCAGCATATTGCCAATAGCAAGGAGAATGCCGTGGGAGGTTATGGTGGCGGCGGTGGCGGCTGTGGATGTAATTAA
- a CDS encoding DUF3570 domain-containing protein, which yields MKYRKINSSVVRLGCAALALPGLMQTVSAGRVEETYNADFQYGHYSEGKKRMEVDIFEGALAAPIGKNMTANVGILRDMVSGASPVYNRRVNGKIQQVLSGASPSSQCGESICEQRDQITGGATYFFEDSSLNIGGGLSREHDYTSRFFNTAYSIDLNKKLTTLNFGASIAFDDIEPSPSGFNSHVNGFKRYKTGQNYLVGVSQVVDKDTLFQSNMTFGYSNGYLTDPYKNVATEGNPNFYVQEIRPGHKFTWAWLNQYVRHFGQLNDAALHVDYRYSLDDWGSHAHTFELAWHQPIADNWQIIPRFRYYSQDRVDFYQPIFDDTLKFDFNAPGYKGNFNTTLENHNVYSSDYRLAGFGALSGGIKLSKEITSINGVNSLKFQTGFEYYRHEAGLQLGGNSQGSFADFNYYVVTASFNLKF from the coding sequence ATGAAATATCGAAAAATAAATAGTAGCGTCGTCAGGTTGGGATGCGCTGCTTTGGCTTTACCGGGCTTAATGCAAACAGTCTCGGCCGGCCGGGTGGAGGAAACCTATAATGCCGATTTCCAATATGGCCATTATTCCGAAGGAAAAAAACGGATGGAAGTGGATATATTCGAAGGCGCGCTGGCGGCACCCATAGGCAAGAATATGACCGCTAATGTCGGGATATTGCGCGACATGGTCTCGGGTGCATCACCCGTTTATAACCGAAGGGTCAATGGGAAGATTCAGCAGGTTTTGAGCGGTGCGTCGCCTTCTAGCCAATGCGGCGAATCGATATGCGAACAACGCGATCAAATTACCGGCGGAGCGACCTATTTTTTCGAAGATTCCTCCCTAAATATTGGCGGCGGCCTGTCCAGAGAGCATGACTATACTTCCCGGTTTTTTAACACTGCTTATAGTATCGATTTAAATAAAAAATTAACCACGCTAAATTTTGGAGCATCCATTGCTTTCGACGATATAGAGCCGTCTCCTTCCGGTTTTAATTCCCATGTGAACGGTTTTAAAAGATATAAAACAGGCCAGAATTATTTGGTGGGCGTATCCCAGGTTGTGGATAAGGATACTTTGTTTCAAAGTAATATGACCTTCGGTTACAGTAACGGCTATTTAACCGATCCCTATAAAAATGTGGCAACAGAGGGAAATCCCAACTTTTATGTGCAGGAAATTAGGCCGGGCCATAAATTTACCTGGGCGTGGTTAAATCAATATGTCAGGCATTTCGGGCAACTTAACGATGCCGCCTTACATGTCGACTACCGCTATAGTTTGGATGATTGGGGATCTCATGCACATACGTTCGAGCTCGCTTGGCATCAACCCATAGCCGATAACTGGCAAATTATTCCGCGCTTTAGATACTATTCGCAGGATAGGGTGGATTTTTACCAGCCTATATTTGATGATACGTTGAAATTCGATTTTAATGCGCCTGGGTATAAAGGTAACTTTAATACGACGCTCGAGAATCATAATGTTTATTCGAGTGATTATAGATTGGCCGGTTTTGGCGCACTATCCGGCGGTATCAAATTAAGTAAGGAAATTACCTCGATAAATGGTGTTAACTCATTAAAGTTCCAAACCGGTTTTGAATATTACAGGCATGAAGCGGGTTTGCAGCTAGGCGGTAACAGTCAAGGTAGTTTTGCCGATTTTAATTATTATGTAGTGACGGCTTCATTTAATTTGAAGTTTTAA